Genomic DNA from Elgaria multicarinata webbii isolate HBS135686 ecotype San Diego chromosome 2, rElgMul1.1.pri, whole genome shotgun sequence:
AGACGGGGGGAACTCCCAATATTTTATGGCAAATTCCTATTTATGGCAAATTCCCATTAACTATACTATACATAAGGAAAGAAAACACCACACTTGAATTCCACCTAGGACTAATGGGAGCCCATGTTACAAAATTGGAACCTTAAGATCGGTTCTGCCTCTTTTTTTGCCTTACACCAGTTTATTAGCAAGAAGAGAGCAAGTTTTAAATTCAGAAAAATGACTTTGCAAACCTCATCACTACAAATGTATATAATCAATTAGTATTTGTTCCACACACCCTCCCATTAGTGCTCTACTTTCAGATTTGTTTGCAAGAGAAGCAAGTGCCTTGTTTGAGTGAACTCACACATGCAGAACATGAAGAGGTTTGGGTCTGTCCCATGACCCAGTGACAGGGAAGCCCAAGGAACACCTATTCCTACCTGGGACAGGTGTACACTTTTGGCAGCAGGTGTAAGCAACTCGTGCTCCTCcggatattgttggactacaactcctgggaCCCCTTACCATTGGttctgctggctaaggctgatgggaattgcaatccatcAATATCTGGAAgagcacaagttgcccatccctggtttgcAGACTGGAAAGGGCTCATTtcagaaagaaagcagaactCTAGCCAGTTTGTTTCACTTCCCAGGTAATAAATAAGTTATGTTACTACACCCTAACAATTCTTGAGTGCACTTGAGAGCTAAGATTTTGGGGATGCAGTAGGCCAGCTATAAAACAAAGACCTTAAAAAAACCTCTTAACTGCTTGGGAGGGTCTTCAGAGACTAATAGGCACAGTCATCTTCAATTTTTCAGACAAAAAAATATTCACTTTAACCCTACCTCTAAGACAGGCCCATGTTTAGCTGGTTTTTTAGACTGTATATCCATCCCTACTGTTCTCCTTCCACTTTCCcacaaaaaggggaaaaacaccAAAGTTACAGCTGCACTCCTATAAACATTTACTTGGGAAAAAGTTCCATTATACTcaagaactcagtgggacttaattccaaaTAGGCAGGCATAGGATGTTAACTTTAAAAATTAGCCCAAGAATATACAGAAGGCATGACTCATTTTTAGTTCCCAATCCTTAGGAGGCTGATGACCGATGCTCTAAacacttttgtttttttccattcAGAGCTCCTGTGAtgttacacctatactaggcccgccgcataaacccttctcaggctaagcaccaccacctgaaaacctgagggaggattaaataaaacctttcccctatctatgtgggaaacaggtttaatataggatctgtttgctgtgggtatattctggtgtgggtgtttgataactatgaggcaggtaaataatgccaagctgacacgtggtaattggtagcaaacaaaataataagtttagtgtcatgttaaaagttttaaatgaaaatatgcttccaatcctgcccaatCCAAACTCCACACATataccaaccacctctctctccacaccaaatccctagcaattaatctctcactccacaaacaattccaatctctacTCCCATCAACAACCTAACACCCTAACATACTCTAACTAAAACATAACgtctcctcccctcagtcactctttatatactcctttcccccccatactacctattacatcacaaaccacacccactcagttctaacattccatactcagcAGACATGCTAAACTAAACACatacaggatactcaattgtggggtaacgctgCAGCTCCATCTAAGAAATGCCTCACAATACGGTAGATCCTTTCCTTCCTCTAACAGTGCAATTAAGCAGCAAGGCATAGCAGTGCTAGAAGAAAGAAGATCTGCACCTGCAGCTAGTGATCAGCAGTAGATCACAAAGTTTTCTGATCCTATTTAACAAAAGCAACAGCAAATAACTTTCTTTCCCCCATAATTACAGTACTGAAATGGAGAACTTGCAGTAAGGAGAAATTTTTTGTGTGCAAAAGGGAGGACTttgtgagctctgttcagttctgatattcaaaacaaattcctgggctcagaattctttaattctcagTGTATGTCTTTTACACCAGGTTACAAAAGTGTGTATGTAGGAAAAAAGGTGAAGTGATGTTTCTATCAAAcagaaatatttatatactgtctttAAGGATACAACACTTTCCAACGCAtctcacaaacaaaataaaaatacaggacATTGCCCCAGGATAGTTGATCCCTCTTGTGGTGGGAGAAGAAGGTCCTGCTAAAACAGGACCAGGGGGCTACCTAGTCAGTGCCAGGTTGCCCCCTTGTTAATCAAAATCCCGTGTTTTCTCTGCTGCGGGGTCACAGGAGGAGTTGCCATCAACCCCAGGGAATGCCTCTGCCACAACACTGGAGCGAGGATAGACTGTGGATGTGCTGTATTCACCTCGTTCCAGCAAAAAAGTCGGGTAAGTCTCCAATTTTTTAAAGtcacagctttgcgggaaagccctgcGATAGCttagaggtggctgctgcattataTAACTGACGTAGCACCAGCACGCACCCATTGTGGGGCTTTCAgagtgtataggcagcccccaggcCTCTACTGATATCTTTGCCATTGTCTATGAAGCTACACTATTCAAAACAATTTTAGGGCATAGTTACATGGAATTCTTGTTAAAACTACAACACCTCAGAACCAAGCTTGTTACAGGCAGTTTGGGACTGTAAAATCATTCCACGATTGTCAAGGCAGCAATTAAACTAATGCCAGTTTTACCTTTGAGAAGTTTCACACATTTACTGCTATCTGTCATACGCCATCCTGAAAACTTACCAAAGGATAGCATAgacattttcaaaaatatatattcaaggTAACTCCACGATGACCATGAGATTGAGATAGCTTATCTTGTACTAGGTTACTCTGCAGATATGCAAGTGTTCCACACATACATCAGAAGGGCTAGACAGCACCAACAGGTCTCTACATTAGTTGCCAAGCACATTATATCCAAAAAGGTTGGTGGTACCTTTCTGGAATGCTTTGCCTTGCCAGATCCTTTTGCATTAACCATACGTTCCAATACCTTCAGGATTCGTAGTAAGGCGTTTTCAAGCTGCTTTTGAACAGCTAATTCCCTCGCCTGAATATCACAGATACCCGTTTTTGACCAAGGGGCATTTTAAGTTCTTATCTAGGTAGCCACTTGAGCTACATAGTAGAACATGCACCAAAGGCAACATGTGACTATTTTAAGCAGGCAGGGGGAAGCCAGAGAAACGGCGACAGCTGCCGCTACTGTCATACTCACACAGCCACCTTGGAAAAACGCGACTGCGTCATATCGTTTGAAGCTGGGCGCTCAGAAGAAACGGTAAGGGTGATCGGGGAAGGAAATAAaatggcaggtgggggggggggagaaggagagaacaTATCTGCCCACATTATAAGCTTCTCCTCAGATCAGCTCCTGGTCACGCTTGCtaggaaggaagccccattgaccACGGGGGACTCGCTTCTCAATAGACACGTGTAGAGGCTGGGCTGTTCGTGCTCGGCCAGCCAAGATGGGCGTTTGAGATTAACACTGACATTAGCATTGATCGGGTTGCCTCTGTTTCTACAGGGAAGGAAGGGTGAGTATATCTGTTTCTTCCCACGCCCAAAGCACGTCCTATTCTCAAACTGCCATTGCAACGTCTGATCGCTCTTCGTACTTGGACAGGCTCGGTGCCCCTTCCCCACAGCGCTAGGGCCGTGGCGTTGCGCCAGGAGAAGTCGCAGCAATTCTATCCATGGTTCTAGCTCTTCTCGTTTCTGCTGCGCTCTCCTAAAGAGTGGTGCAGCTCCATCGGTTGCGCTTCCGTCAGATCAGAGGCGTAGGCGTGAACTCTTGCAGCCCCCCGTGAAGCGCCTCGGTGCTTTACTCCCTCATGGCCCGGCTACTGCCAGTTCTCTGGAGGGGAACGTTCTTGCAAAAGGCCTTTGCCGGGTGTTGCGTTTGCAAAAGAGGGGAGCGGGACGAAGTTAAAATTTACAAGGAAAGGCTTGCACAACAGCGGAGAAGACAAAACAGCCTagcatttaaaagaaaagggggaggacaCTTACCAGTAGAAGAAAAACCACCGCCCGCAAAACTGAGCAACTATGCTGCAAATATCCCTGCTGCACACCTCTTCCTCGCGCTATTTAAGCCCGGAGTTTTATATAGCAAGGGGGGGGAGCCTGACTATTCTCATTGGCCAAAGACGGATGGACTGATTCCTGATTGGCTTGAAGCCCAGCAGATATAATTACGTCAGTTTTCATAACAGAGGCGGTCAGAGCTTCCAAGAATCAGGCAACAGTTAGAACTCTCCCAATAAGCAGTTCCGGTCGCTTGTTCCTCGCTCAAAATCTACCTACGTAGaccgccccccccctcccgaGCGTACCGCAGAAGTCGTTTCAAATCCTGAAAATCTGTATCGGCGAACAGCATTCTGCGCAGCGGTGTTGCCTGATGGAGGGGCGTGGCACCAAGTCCTGCCCGAAACCCACGGCGTTACTCGTGCTGCCAGACACCAACGAGAGTGCAGTTTCCCCAGCAGAGAGTCCCCAGGCTGCATCCTTCATTGCTACAGAGGTTCAGGCAGAGCCTGGAACAAAGCACTAAAGTCTGCACATCTCTGCATCCGAAAATAAGCCATGAGTCACTTGAAATAGCAAAACGGTTGCTAGTGGAAATGCTAACGTTCCTCCGAATGTGTAGTAGGTGTGATCTTCACAATTCAGACTACAAATGTGTTGAGAGCAAACGGCAGGAGACTATAATAAAGTGCATGCAGAACAGATATCGTCAGAGGTCGGAAGTAGGGAAGTAGTCCCCAAACTCTTTTCAGACATTTTAAATATgtacacaataaaagcagataaaTATATGAAAGTGTGAACCTGCCTTTCAAACACTGTTTGAATGGTGCATGAGTATCTTATGCCCGAAACTTCAGCCACTGATTTCAGGCAAAATTTGACATTTTTTGCCAATGATCCTACTATTTTTTGTAAACTAGAGTAGTGCCCCATGTTCCACATGACATATTCTGTGTAAAATATTTGTCAAGAGAAGGGAATATAAACAATGGGCATGCTGAACAGGGTCGTTGCTAGGTTCTTAAAAGATCTGGGGCACAGGCTCATAACCCAAATTTGCAAATACTTATGTcaaagtggggaggggatcaCTGTACacctctagtgtgtgtgtgtgtgtgtgtgtgtgtgtgtagatacaTATGGAAGAAAGTAAAACAAGCATCCACACGGGACATtcatgatttcatatgatttttaaagaGGGCATCATTTGTCTCCACAGACTGAACCAGAAAAATCACAGATCCACCACTCGTGAGCGATGTCAGAGCACAGTTGTGGGCACCCCCTCAGAGCAAGAACATGGATTCAAGGCATGGATCCTCCTGATCCCCCAAACCACAatccaatcacagagcacatGTTAAAGAACATTTGATGGATGGTTAATAGATGGAGATTGGATAGCAGTAATAAGAAttgaaagttttttttctttgtcCCAGTGGACAAGAGGTGTCACCAGATATGACCTGAGGCCATTTAcatgtgtgatgcattttgaagatttatttatGTCACCGAAGATAAAGAATTTTGCTCACTACACCTATTCTTAAGTTgtaaaagatgcagaaaagggcagcaaaAATTATCAACGGTCTGGAGAAACTCTTCTGTAAGGTAAGGATAGAATATCTGGGACTGTTGCATGAACTTTGGAATTTATCAACAGAAgatatagcgatggccaccaTCGCTATATGACtttatgactttaaaaggggattagaaataTTCCTGGAGGATAAAGCAATCAATAGTGTATAACCATCATGGTTAGTACCTAACTCCTTTAtcagagccagcatggccagatctacatcaagcaggatatatagcagtatgaaagcggtatataagaggcacgagccacactactgctttatagcggtattgaagcgcactaacaactgttggggccattgacacttTCATACTggtatatcctgtttggtgtggcttctgccttttatataccactttcatagtgctatatcctgcttggtgtggcttagGCCTATGTCTATGGATAATATCACTTGCTGTGGAACACAAGTGGGACATTGTTATTGTGCTCATATCCTACTTGGGCATTTTCCATaagcagctggatggccactgtgtaaatggaatgctggactagatggacccttggtctttcagcgggagtgcaaccccatccagaacaagcagTGAGCCTgtttcccagactcaggaaccactcacccacagggcctccattttgccaggattcagcttcagtttactgagtttaggcactggtctaggacttgcacagcctctcctgattcagatgtcacagggagagtgttgtgtgtcatcagtgtcctaatggcattttgctccaaatcccctaatgaccaccccaaaggcttcatacagatgttaaacaacattggggacaagatagtGCCCTGTAGTACTccatagcttaattgccaaggggctgagaaATGAAATATAAATTGTTTACTGTAAATTTGTGGTATATACAGTATACACCCAACAGAACTCGCCTATACAATAAATACACAAGGTCTCTAATATTGGACCAATCACTTCTTAAGATTGCAATAGGGTGATGTGAGAAGTTCAAAAATCTCTATGTAACAATAATAAACATTAGCAGGTTGTATTTAAACTACATTTGATCCAAATAACAATACTACAGACATtgaaggcagtatccaatggaatCCTTGTGTGGATGGCTCAAGCCCGCTGGCCTTGGTGCATGCATGGCTGGGCCCACTAGCACCACTGTGCACATGGTCCCTACCTCTGGCAGCCATGATatagcacttctgggggcaagcTCCAACAAGCAGAATTGCTCTTTTCTGGAAGAAATGCAACCTGCCCATTcctgaaatgagtgtttctgcttttTTTGGCACATGTACCTGGAAGCGCTACATTGCACGTACACCATGACCAGGAAATAGTAAATTTAACAATCACTctgaaacgcgtctggccaaatgGATCTAGTTTACTGAGCATTTTTTGTCTAGCATTCCGATTGTCTTGCtgtattattgtacttgtgaaatgttctgtgtatgttatttttaacagtATATTTTactatataaaattgcattttttacctgtttccttaacttctttgttttcatttatattgtgttaggttaaggttatcacctctTTGTTGCATTTGATTTGGAGCCAAACTGTGTTCCTCCCAGAGAACACATACTGAGAACTTGAAAAATTGGAAGTGCTTCGATGACTGTTTgccaaaagcaaaaagaaaagatttttctGTTACCCAAGTATGTTCTAGTTCTTATTCCTAATTTGAGAAAATAGAGGAGTATGTGCAGGTGGGATGTTATCTGTGTCATACTTTCCcttggattgttcatggttaggatataaaaaaaaataggctACCCAGAAGCAAACTTTTAAACACAGAAGCTAAGCGATGGAGATTTAATAGGATAAAAAAAACTCAGAAGTTTTTTGAAGATTCTATCAGGGATATCTGTGAATCATAATGAAAAATAGTATCCTGTTCAACCACCAAGATTCCTGGGTTATCTTACCGAAGAATCTCTTTCCAAGCGTGCTTATTAATACAGTTAATGGCTTCCCTCCTAGAAATAAGAACACTGTCCACTTCTTGTGTCTACTTCAGGAAGTACTTAGAGGCTTCTAGTCAGCTAAGTACAGCTAAACTGGCTCTGAATGAAGGGGGAAGCCCTGCAAGTTAAGGTTATGAAGTGTGGACAATTAAGTCTGAACACTCAGACTGTGAGAGCTGAAACCTCACCCAATAACGAGCTACCGTAATTATATCCGCTACCTGTGCCCTAACTTTGCAAAGAAGATGAAGGCACATATGCCACCTCACAGGCTCACAGGAAGTCAATGTGGCCTTGTCTGTCTTAAAATGCATTCTCATGGATTTTACAAACAATGAGAACAAAACATGTTCCAGAAGACAAAGGCTATACAGGCTCTCACATTTTCATCTAGCTATATCAACTGCATAAGACAACTTTTTGCAAACAATGTggattcctttttatttatttaaatgattaTTTTATTAAAGGGGCATGGAACCTAACAAAGAATTTCTGGTTTACTTGAAGAAAAGAACATTAGTCACCTGAGTGCCTATAGAAAATAAATGATATGTAGCCATCTGTTTATATCTAAGTTTTCTaatgagagtaagccccatatTCTACATGGAATAATTTCTAAGTAAAGTATTTGAcaaaagaacagaataaaaataatggGGATAGCAAAGTGTGAAATAAGCTATCCAAAACACACTAAATATGTTATACAAATCTAGGATAGCAGAGATGAGGCCTTAGTTTCCATTTCCATTAACAGACATTCTGTCTTTGAAAGATTGCTTTCATATAAGAATCTTGCTTGTGGTTTCAATACAACATAATTTGAGAAGGTTCATGGATCAGTGgtggagcatatgctttgcatactGAAATTCCCTGGTTCAATCCTTGGAatttccaagtagggctggggaaaagacctgggtttgaaaccctggacagagccattgctagtcagtgtagaccaggggtgggcaacttgtggtcctccagatgttttggcctacagggCTAAGAGATGTAGACCCAAACATAGAGGAccataaattgcccaccccttTGAAGGCCAACATATCCTaatctgatgtcctccagatgttttgagctacaactcgcagcattcctgatcattggctgtgttggctggggTCGATAGgtgttgaagcccaaaacatctggagggcatcaggttggggaaggctggtaaagTCAATACTTACCTTGATGatccaatggtctgattcagtataagataGCATTCTATGTTCCTAATTCCCAAATTATTACACATGACaaaggaatgttttattttactgttttattatttaaaatatatataatcataTAGTCATGTTCCATATATATAATCATTAGTCATGTTCAAAGTGATTGAACAATTTTCCAGACTGTCTAATAAATCCATTTTGACAAAACAAGCATGGTgtacaatgaaaaaaatggcactgTTCTGCTCACAACTGCTGTAAATACAAAGTGTGCAATATAACAGTCCTCCTTGGTACTAGTGACAGTGCATATTACCAGCAACTAAAGTATTTGGGGAAATGTTTAATTACCTCCAAACTAGCCCACTATTGCCTGAAAGTATATATTCATACTTAGAAGCATCTGATCTTAGAAGACTATTACAGATGAAAGAACAATTTCAAATATTGTAAAAAGTAGCTGTTGTCTAGCTCTATTCTGGAGCAAATATAAGCAAGAAAAGCCTGTGACCTCATCAGCCTTTATACAAATAGTATAAGCCTTATTCATACTATCTTTATTTGTTGCAGTATTGATAGTTGTAAAAATATGGCAATAAGTGAAAGTGTGCACATTTGTTGAATAGCTATAAAGTCACTATTAACTATAGGCCATGAACTGTCATTTTAAGAACATTGTTAAATAATGTTTTTCAAAACTCCGGCTACAATTAAATAGCCTCCTCTTATTGGAGAAAGTCTTCATACTAAAGTCCAGGAGAAATGCAAAACTGGAaggcttctgatgttctttataGCAGCTATATACTACTACAGACTAATAAACTGGATTCCTACAAATGACGTAATATTTTGTCATTGTGGTTTAGAATGCGCATGAAGTACCTTTAAATGAAATACGACATACAAATAAGCTTTCCTTAACTTGCTTCTCTCCGGATGTTCGGAATTTTGTAATGGTCAGGAACCTGgtcgttgtagtccaaaacttacAGGTTACACCCATTAAGTAAAGgccgcttaaaaaaaaaagtctactgTATGGTGGCTATTTGCATGTAAAAAGCCATTACTATGAGGTGGCTCATTGCACACGATGCTCAGTTTTCTTCACACCACTACAAATACTGGCTCCTGGCATCAGAGAGAAAATCACCAAAGCTGCTTGTTTATACCATTATGCCACATGGAACTGAAGCAGCTTCCATCCAACAGTTAATAGACCAGCCCCAGATCTACACATCATGGAGTTGGACAAATTGTCAAAGGGCATTACAAAATACCAACTGAGAATAGTATATTATAAAATTGGTGTCTTGCATTCAAGGATgcattttccttttttctgttctctttaaaaaaaggggggatttagCGTGCATCTTCTCTCCCTCTTACTCTCTAATATCTCAGCATTTTTCTGGTTGGAGACAATGTGCCTCTTCTCCAATTAGCTACAGACATATGAACTCAAAAGGGGTGGGAGAGTGTGATGTATGGAGAACACTTTTCTTTTCATCTCTTTCTTACAGGTACATCATCCAGATCACAGTCATCGCAGAAATACCGAGGGGAGCTGTACTGACCAGGATGTCTGGACTCTTGTTGCAGAAATCTCTATAGCAGCAGAGGAATCTAAAACTATCAGCGTTAAAGGCATTGGCAATTTCTTGATGTTGGCACTGTGATGATTTCCAGCAGCCATAGGTTCTCAAATGCACTGGTTGAAGGGaagcaagggagagagagaaaacccaaattaattttttaaaaaataaaaaccagtttTTCTTTCTGTAGAATTTAGACCTGCGGGAAGCATTTAGAATGGCTAAGTTAAACAAAATCAGCTAAAACAACCAAGTTAAACAAAAACATAACTTGAAATACTGTTTAGGATGAGACcttgggtgtttccagatgaggctagTATCATGCAACTGTCTtgtttcattcacagaattttattgcGGATCCAAACAATGTCATttcccacttgtaaccctcctgtgtatTCCCACAACTTCTTATAtactttttctccccccaccaccagtTTCACATCAGAAGTATGGGATTTAGCATCTGGCTTAGGACTGCGGGGCGTGCACACAAAGCATTAATGCCCCCTACCTCCAACATCAGGCTTCGGATATGGATCAGGGCTGCCACACTTGCCATTTATATGTAACTCCCCAAAGAACATGCGGTATAGAGGAGTGGATTTAgagttatgcatttatttattatatttaattatatttattatattttctgTTATAATTATAAATATGGTTTGTTTTAAACTGGATccttgcatcttggtttattgaTAACTTCAACTGTGTCTTGTCCTTTGGACCATTCACCTATGCATGCAGGCTCTTTGCCTTTGCCTTCTGGTTCCATGAAGTATGACCTCTTGGAAATTTGGAGCAGGAACCTATTACCTAACATATGGCCTGCACTACAATGCATAAGTTGAATGTATACTCATGGCATATGCACCATTAACAGAAGCATAGCTGATTTCCAAAAAGTGAACTGAAAAGGGAATATGCTGTAAAGGGAAATGCTAGAATAAACATTTCTCAAATGCCTCATGGACTAGGCTGTATGAACTTAAAACCACAGAATGTTTACATGTTCCTTCTATTGGGTATTTAACTGAAGAGGTGTCCTTTGTTTTTCATCCCTCTCCATTTATGTACTGTCCTCTGAATAAGATCCTGGTTCTCTTGGACAGTAGTGTAGCTATACCCACCTACCAaagtccaaaatggcaggcagttgTGTTAATTCACATCAACAAACCCATTCTAGAAGTTTTCATCtgctaggagcaggtcttttgtaaagctaatgcatcttaattgcccatttgtGACCAAgcaaccccaaaatactttgcattactacAAGAAACAATACATTGTTAGGAAAGTTCATTTCACCCCAGCTACTGCAACGATACTGCTAAACTCAAAGGGATCTGGGAGTTTTGAGAAGGTGGCAGATGATACTAATGAAAATTGCCAgcgctgcatccctgtgagctctgacaccactacaccactgctctcTAAGATCTTGGATTTTACGCTTGGAAATTGTGTGAGAGACAAAAGTGTTAACACAGCAAAGTTGGCACTTTAGATCAAAGTTGAGAGTGGGCCATACACTAGTTCACAGAAATTTGGTAGCCATTTTCATCCTTTCTGAATAAGAGGAATGGTACTTTTAGACCACAAATTCAACAGAGATTGTTCTGTGGAAATGTAATCCCTTGACAAACGGCAATTAAAAAATGGGCCATGATGGGTTACTTTCTCATTAccttgtgggggtgggaagtaTAAGTCCCCCCCCCACTGTTACTGATCAACATGAATATGAAGCCGCTAGACAAGACTCTGTAGatatggggggaggggttgtttGGTGCCATTAGGCAAGCTGCTTAAATGCCTGGAGAGGGCAGGTAGAAAACATTTATGGCTGCAACCCCATATGCATTACCTGGAAGCaacccccattgaactcagtttgaCTTAATTTCTTaatagacatgtatagtattTCACTGTATGGCACTCCCATACCCACGGACACAAGTTGAATGAGACTGATTTGCTTTTGCAAAATATACTTACGAAACCTAATTTGCAAGCAAACATCTTCTTCATAGCTACATGTAATATTGTTCCGACACAGGAAGGGGCTTTGATCACATTGGTAACATCGCAGTGTGTATCCTGAGACATAAAGGGAGGTTTTGTTAAACAAGCTAACATATATATGGTATGTATATCCAACTACTTCACATACATTACTCCAGCAAGCCTTATAGCCCTGTCAAATAAGCCCATATTCTACATGGGAGCAGGGGCTGTGGTAAGGCTTATAGAATAGATGCTTTTGGAAAgccctagagatgtgaaggcccggaaaaaaagaaaagtgtgtgtgtgtgtgttacattccccaaagcttttttttcccccccaaacagggaaaaaatgaagacaaatttattatggaatgttttattttagcatgatgaataaaatgtttaagacaaggtgttcagatatttacttctccgaatgatttctaaaagttatgtacagtatcagattattacaatttctgtgcactgcggacaagcaagtcctaggttgcaaatcaagactacaactctcaaatgcatttctgcctctatgGGGCACTGCCGCTGAAGCAGAGACAGAcactgatagtgatagctgtagctcagaaaatgagtctgattaaatttcttgcatatttctcagttgttttatgggaatgggtgctttatgtctgcttgacactgtggaggactagcagagacataaataat
This window encodes:
- the LOC134392786 gene encoding CD59 glycoprotein-like, whose amino-acid sequence is MDKMNGILLTVFVIITVFCHSGYTLRCYQCDQSPFLCRNNITCSYEEDVCLQIRFLHLRTYGCWKSSQCQHQEIANAFNADSFRFLCCYRDFCNKSPDILVSTAPLGISAMTVIWMMYL